A window of the Calditrichia bacterium genome harbors these coding sequences:
- the gatA gene encoding Asp-tRNA(Asn)/Glu-tRNA(Gln) amidotransferase subunit GatA, protein MSKHSRFVQGEFLLSDEIEKYLQSIETHKHLNAFIFVDAEKARQRAREIDQKRAAGAPLGALAGVVIALKDNLCIKDEPVTCASNILEKYVSPYDATVVQKILDADGLIIGKTNLDEFAMGSSTENSAFGPAHHPLKPDFVCGGSSGGSAVAVATGMADLALGSDTGGSVRQPAAFCGVVGLKPTYGRVSRFGLVAYASSLDQIGTFGRSVADAAMLLKVIAGVDPNDSTSANRPVPDYLTDISANRKAPLTIGIPGQFFQDGLDPEISKRISNIIDELKKRGFQTKPVDLPLTEYAIATYYIIATAEASSNLSRYDGVRYGHRSEKATDLESMYVHSRSEGFGTEVKRRIMLGTYVLSSGYYDAYYKKGMQVRRLIKAEYDKAFAEVDVLLTPTTPTTAFKIGEKTADPLQMYLSDIYTVTANLSGICAMSVPAGTDVSGMPIGVQIFANTFDETTLLTFGSQVEEIANDI, encoded by the coding sequence ATTTCAAAACACAGCCGCTTTGTTCAGGGTGAATTTTTACTCAGCGATGAAATTGAGAAATATCTTCAATCAATTGAAACCCACAAACATTTGAACGCTTTTATTTTTGTTGATGCCGAAAAAGCGCGCCAACGCGCCCGGGAGATCGACCAAAAACGGGCTGCCGGAGCGCCGCTCGGTGCACTCGCCGGTGTAGTAATTGCGTTAAAAGACAACCTTTGTATCAAAGATGAGCCGGTAACTTGCGCATCCAATATTCTCGAAAAATATGTTTCGCCGTATGACGCAACGGTTGTTCAAAAAATTTTGGATGCGGATGGATTGATCATCGGGAAAACCAATCTGGATGAATTTGCGATGGGCTCATCCACCGAAAATTCGGCCTTTGGTCCGGCACACCATCCGCTGAAACCGGATTTTGTTTGCGGCGGCTCCAGCGGCGGTTCGGCGGTTGCAGTGGCAACCGGAATGGCTGATCTCGCGTTGGGCAGCGATACCGGCGGTTCGGTTCGCCAACCTGCTGCGTTTTGCGGCGTTGTAGGATTAAAACCAACGTATGGCAGGGTTTCGCGGTTCGGGCTGGTTGCCTATGCCTCATCACTCGACCAAATCGGCACTTTCGGGCGCAGCGTTGCGGATGCCGCAATGTTGCTGAAAGTAATTGCCGGCGTTGATCCGAATGATTCAACATCTGCCAATCGCCCCGTTCCCGATTATTTGACGGATATTTCAGCAAACAGAAAAGCACCGCTGACCATCGGTATTCCCGGGCAATTTTTTCAGGATGGGCTGGATCCCGAAATCAGCAAACGGATTTCCAATATAATCGACGAATTGAAAAAACGCGGATTTCAAACCAAACCGGTTGATCTCCCGTTGACGGAATATGCGATTGCAACGTATTACATTATTGCAACGGCGGAGGCATCGTCCAATCTTTCCCGGTATGACGGCGTGCGCTACGGTCACCGGTCAGAAAAAGCCACTGATCTGGAATCGATGTATGTTCACTCCCGCAGCGAGGGTTTCGGGACGGAGGTAAAACGGCGGATTATGCTGGGCACATACGTGTTGTCTTCCGGATATTACGATGCCTATTACAAAAAAGGAATGCAGGTTCGGCGGCTCATCAAAGCAGAATATGATAAAGCCTTTGCCGAAGTGGATGTGCTGCTCACCCCTACAACGCCGACAACCGCGTTCAAAATTGGCGAAAAAACCGCCGATCCGCTGCAAATGTATTTATCTGATATTTATACAGTTACAGCAAATTTATCTGGCATTTGCGCGATGTCCGTTCCCGCCGGAACGGATGTTTCCGGCATGCCCATCGGCGTGCAAATTTTTGCCAACACATTTGACGAAACAACACTGTTGACATTCGGGAGCCAGGTGGAGGAGATTGCAAATGACATTTGA
- the gatB gene encoding Asp-tRNA(Asn)/Glu-tRNA(Gln) amidotransferase subunit GatB has product MTFEAVIGLEVHAQLLTESKIFSASSATFGGEANSKTDPVILGLPGVLPVLNRRAVEFAIRMGLATNCTIAKYSQFARKHYFYPDLPKGYQISQYEFPICSAGFVPIEVDGVKKNIRLNRIHLEEDAGKSIHDPALAGHDTLVDLNRSGVPLIEIVTEPDIQSPEEAYAYLTAIKQLVTYLEICDGNMEEGSLRCDANVSIRRKGDKNLGVKTEVKNMNSFRNVERALIYEINRQIQIVESGGTIVQETLLWDANANVARSMRSKEEAHDYRYFPDPDLTPLIVSDEWIADIKAGLPELPNAKKQRFVNDYGLPEYDAALIADSKSLADFYEAIVADCPDYKLASNWVMTEIIRVLNEQKISIENYPIPAKNIAELLNLIQNDSISLKIAKTVYEFMLESGKTAPAIIDEKGLSQISDSSKIEPIIDEIIEKNPKQVEEYRGGKDKVIGFFVGLVMKETRGKANPAVVNQLLKEKLNG; this is encoded by the coding sequence ATGACATTTGAAGCCGTGATTGGATTGGAAGTTCACGCGCAATTGCTGACAGAATCCAAAATTTTCAGCGCATCCAGCGCAACATTCGGCGGCGAAGCCAACAGTAAAACCGATCCCGTTATTTTGGGGCTTCCCGGAGTGCTGCCGGTGCTCAATCGCCGTGCGGTTGAGTTTGCCATTCGGATGGGATTGGCGACAAACTGCACTATTGCGAAATATAGTCAATTTGCCCGGAAACATTATTTTTATCCCGATTTGCCAAAAGGTTACCAGATTTCGCAATATGAATTCCCGATTTGCAGCGCGGGGTTTGTGCCCATCGAGGTTGATGGTGTGAAAAAAAATATTCGCCTCAACCGGATTCACCTTGAGGAAGATGCGGGCAAATCCATCCACGATCCGGCGCTGGCCGGACACGATACGCTGGTGGACCTCAACCGCAGCGGCGTTCCGCTGATCGAAATCGTCACAGAGCCCGATATTCAATCGCCGGAAGAAGCGTATGCCTATCTCACGGCTATCAAACAATTGGTAACCTATCTCGAAATTTGCGACGGAAATATGGAAGAAGGCAGCCTCCGTTGCGATGCCAACGTTTCCATTCGCCGGAAAGGCGATAAAAATCTCGGTGTAAAAACCGAGGTAAAAAATATGAATTCCTTCCGCAATGTGGAACGGGCGCTGATTTACGAAATCAACCGGCAAATACAAATTGTCGAAAGTGGCGGAACCATCGTTCAGGAAACGCTGTTGTGGGATGCCAACGCCAACGTTGCCCGGTCGATGCGCAGCAAAGAGGAAGCGCACGATTACCGCTACTTTCCCGACCCCGATTTGACGCCGCTGATTGTTTCCGATGAATGGATTGCGGACATCAAAGCAGGTTTGCCGGAATTGCCAAACGCAAAAAAACAACGCTTTGTGAACGATTACGGGTTGCCGGAATACGACGCAGCGCTGATTGCCGACAGCAAATCGCTGGCTGATTTTTACGAAGCAATTGTTGCAGATTGCCCGGATTACAAACTCGCCAGCAATTGGGTGATGACCGAAATTATCCGGGTGTTGAATGAGCAGAAAATTTCGATCGAAAATTACCCTATTCCGGCAAAAAACATTGCGGAATTACTCAATTTGATTCAAAATGATTCGATTTCGTTAAAAATCGCCAAAACGGTGTATGAATTTATGCTCGAATCGGGCAAAACCGCACCGGCGATTATTGATGAAAAAGGACTCTCCCAAATTTCCGATTCCAGCAAAATAGAGCCGATTATCGATGAAATTATTGAAAAAAATCCCAAACAGGTCGAAGAATACAGAGGCGGCAAAGATAAAGTGATCGGTTTTTTTGTCGGGCTGGTGATGAAAGAAACCCGCGGAAAAGCGAATCCCGCAGTTGTAAATCAATTATTAAAAGAGAAATTGAACGGATAG
- the tatA gene encoding twin-arginine translocase TatA/TatE family subunit: protein MPFNMGAGELVVIFLLVVLLFGAKRLPELAKSLGRSIQEFKHATKGLKDEFDLDKIDDRPRQTPPPPRASEPQNTESRQQENS, encoded by the coding sequence ATGCCGTTCAACATGGGTGCTGGAGAACTTGTCGTCATCTTTTTGTTGGTGGTGTTGCTTTTCGGTGCCAAAAGATTGCCGGAGCTTGCAAAATCGCTGGGTCGATCGATACAGGAATTTAAACATGCAACCAAGGGTCTAAAGGACGAATTCGATTTGGATAAAATTGATGACCGTCCCCGGCAAACCCCGCCGCCGCCGAGAGCTTCAGAACCTCAGAACACGGAATCGCGTCAGCAGGAAAATTCCTGA
- a CDS encoding trypsin-like peptidase domain-containing protein: MLIIPSLSCQSVKQESEQDTTGSPAATVSEPQPISISTENLYLSRQNAITRAVATVSPAVVGINVKQVQRFQRREPLSLFFPEFYRNRMSEREVESLGSGFFISADGFIVTNEHVVSNAREILITTTDGQHLNAKLVGSDRATDIALLKVDGDGFPFIPFGKSDDLMVGEWVIAFGNPFGLVALNDQPTVTVGVISAVDRDWGRTNEGALYLDMIQTDAAINHGNSGGPLVNALGQVIGMNTFIYTGNQHESGSIGIGFAIPIDRIQNIVSEIRENGGVDRNIWLGIDQVVSLNQRIIRALNLSINYGAIITAIEKSSPADRGGLTEYDVITGLNGQSVTSREDFIQKLRNTDLKVGTVLQFTVNRDGNEKNFTVKLEQNPRIR; this comes from the coding sequence ATGTTAATCATCCCGTCGCTGAGTTGCCAAAGTGTTAAACAGGAATCTGAACAAGATACAACTGGCTCTCCTGCAGCCACCGTTTCCGAACCCCAACCGATCTCAATTTCCACAGAAAATTTGTATTTGTCCCGGCAAAATGCGATCACCCGTGCGGTTGCAACCGTCAGTCCGGCGGTTGTGGGCATCAATGTTAAACAAGTGCAGCGGTTTCAACGACGTGAGCCGTTGAGCCTGTTTTTTCCGGAATTTTATCGCAACCGGATGAGCGAAAGAGAAGTTGAATCGCTGGGCTCCGGTTTTTTTATTTCTGCGGATGGTTTTATTGTCACCAACGAACACGTTGTAAGCAATGCCCGGGAAATCTTAATTACCACAACCGACGGCCAGCATCTTAACGCAAAACTGGTCGGTTCGGATCGCGCAACGGATATCGCCCTTTTGAAAGTGGATGGCGACGGATTTCCGTTTATCCCGTTTGGCAAATCGGATGATTTAATGGTCGGTGAATGGGTGATTGCTTTTGGCAACCCGTTCGGACTGGTAGCGTTGAACGACCAGCCGACTGTGACGGTCGGTGTCATCAGCGCGGTGGATCGCGACTGGGGCAGAACCAACGAAGGTGCACTGTATCTGGATATGATACAAACGGATGCGGCAATTAACCACGGCAACAGCGGCGGGCCATTGGTAAATGCGTTGGGGCAAGTTATTGGAATGAATACATTTATCTATACCGGAAATCAACATGAATCGGGTTCCATCGGTATCGGTTTTGCCATTCCGATCGACCGGATTCAAAATATTGTATCAGAAATTCGTGAAAACGGCGGGGTCGACCGGAATATCTGGTTAGGCATCGATCAGGTGGTCAGCCTCAATCAGCGGATCATTCGTGCACTCAACCTTTCCATCAACTACGGCGCAATCATTACTGCGATTGAAAAATCAAGTCCGGCAGATCGCGGCGGGTTGACGGAATACGATGTGATCACCGGGTTGAACGGCCAAAGCGTTACCAGCCGCGAAGATTTCATCCAGAAGCTACGCAATACGGATCTGAAGGTTGGCACAGTGCTGCAATTCACCGTTAACCGCGATGGCAATGAAAAAAATTTTACCGTAAAACTTGAACAAAACCCGAGAATACGATGA
- the purQ gene encoding phosphoribosylformylglycinamidine synthase subunit PurQ, producing MKSAVIVFPGSNCDSDMLHALQLMGHQAEFVWHKTADLSGYDFVALPGGFSYGDYLRSGAIAKFSPIMRAVSDFAKSGKPVIGVCNGFQILVETGLLPGALLRNSGLRFVCKYVYLRNENQSTRFSQKIPKNHALKIPIAHGEGHYFADADTHKSLQDNNQIVFRYVNSENEISETANPNGSVDNIAGVINKQGNVLGMMPHPERAMEKILGSEDGRYIFESITA from the coding sequence GTGAAAAGCGCTGTGATAGTTTTTCCCGGCTCCAATTGTGATAGCGATATGCTGCACGCGCTGCAATTGATGGGACATCAGGCTGAGTTTGTCTGGCATAAAACTGCCGATCTGAGCGGTTACGATTTTGTTGCGCTGCCGGGCGGATTTTCATACGGCGATTATTTGCGCTCCGGTGCGATTGCCAAATTTTCGCCGATTATGCGCGCTGTTTCCGATTTTGCGAAATCAGGCAAACCGGTTATCGGCGTTTGCAACGGGTTTCAAATTCTGGTGGAAACCGGATTGCTTCCCGGCGCTTTGCTGCGGAACAGTGGTTTGCGGTTTGTTTGCAAATATGTGTATTTGCGAAATGAAAATCAGTCTACCCGGTTTTCCCAAAAAATTCCCAAAAACCATGCGTTGAAAATTCCCATTGCACACGGTGAAGGTCATTATTTTGCCGATGCCGATACGCACAAATCCTTGCAGGATAACAATCAGATCGTTTTCCGCTACGTGAACAGCGAAAATGAGATCAGCGAAACTGCAAATCCCAACGGATCAGTAGATAATATCGCCGGCGTTATCAACAAACAGGGCAACGTGCTGGGCATGATGCCCCACCCGGAACGTGCGATGGAAAAAATTCTGGGCTCCGAAGACGGACGCTACATTTTTGAATCTATAACAGCTTAA
- a CDS encoding phosphatidylserine decarboxylase family protein gives MFARDGLGIIIGTIIVFLVSVVVWYFFPHPVSLTTSIVLGILSVFNMYFFRDPDRNVPRNPLAVIAPADGKIVTIQKVHETEYFKKNTHQISIFLSVFNVHVNRMPISGHVDYLAYRTGKFLAAFKEAASSQNEQTAIGVKNEYGHQVLFKQIAGLIARRIICNLREGDWKNAGERMGLIRYGSRVDIFLPINAKVLVKTGQTVRCGETILATFPNEGDLQTEAKTIVELPKTEVS, from the coding sequence TTGTTCGCCAGAGATGGACTTGGCATTATTATCGGTACAATCATTGTTTTTCTGGTTAGCGTGGTTGTGTGGTATTTTTTTCCACACCCCGTTTCATTGACGACGAGCATCGTTTTGGGCATTTTGTCTGTGTTTAATATGTATTTTTTTCGCGATCCGGATCGCAATGTGCCCCGAAATCCGTTGGCCGTCATTGCACCGGCAGATGGCAAAATTGTCACGATTCAAAAGGTTCACGAAACGGAGTATTTCAAAAAAAATACTCATCAGATCAGCATTTTTCTGTCTGTTTTCAATGTGCATGTTAACCGCATGCCCATTTCCGGGCATGTGGATTATCTCGCATATCGCACCGGGAAATTTTTAGCGGCGTTCAAAGAAGCCGCATCTTCGCAAAATGAGCAAACGGCAATCGGTGTGAAAAATGAGTACGGTCATCAGGTGCTGTTCAAACAAATTGCCGGATTGATTGCCAGAAGGATCATTTGTAATCTCCGTGAAGGCGACTGGAAAAACGCTGGCGAACGAATGGGGCTGATCCGCTATGGTAGCCGGGTGGATATTTTTCTGCCCATCAATGCCAAAGTTTTGGTCAAAACCGGACAAACCGTGCGCTGCGGCGAAACCATTTTGGCAACTTTCCCCAACGAAGGTGATCTTCAGACAGAAGCAAAAACCATTGTTGAGCTGCCAAAAACAGAAGTATCTTAA
- a CDS encoding response regulator, producing MEGKILIIEDQDYIAELLRDVVELLDQEAVLAGSGEAAEQALATHAIQLVIMDLSLPDINGIDLYKKIIPNYPHLEKRIIFMSGYEPQDYFDNFLRENSVRFMPKPFMIKDFQEMIKEFIDQ from the coding sequence GTGGAAGGTAAAATTTTAATTATTGAGGATCAGGATTATATTGCGGAATTACTTCGCGATGTTGTAGAACTTTTGGATCAGGAAGCGGTTTTGGCTGGCTCCGGAGAAGCGGCAGAGCAGGCTTTGGCAACACATGCTATCCAATTGGTTATTATGGATTTATCATTACCGGACATCAACGGAATTGACCTTTATAAAAAAATAATTCCCAATTACCCGCATCTGGAAAAACGTATTATTTTTATGTCCGGTTACGAGCCGCAAGATTATTTCGACAATTTTCTGAGAGAAAATTCCGTTCGGTTTATGCCCAAACCATTTATGATAAAAGATTTTCAGGAAATGATCAAAGAATTTATCGATCAATGA
- the purS gene encoding phosphoribosylformylglycinamidine synthase subunit PurS — MKIAVKVRLKPSILDTQGKAVHNALIHLGFDQLEDVRIGKWIELNVADGTSREAAEEMAREAGRKLLANPVIEDFELVYLED; from the coding sequence ATGAAGATAGCCGTTAAAGTTCGCCTGAAACCCAGCATTCTCGATACGCAGGGCAAAGCGGTTCACAACGCGCTGATCCACCTTGGCTTTGATCAATTGGAAGATGTTCGCATCGGTAAATGGATTGAACTGAATGTTGCGGACGGCACATCCCGCGAAGCTGCCGAAGAAATGGCTCGCGAAGCCGGACGCAAACTGCTCGCCAACCCGGTGATCGAAGATTTTGAACTGGTTTATCTGGAGGATTGA
- a CDS encoding DUF4321 domain-containing protein gives MRRRGLGYYALLLVMGSVVGSVIGDAINAVLPESVVKQFFLRHLVDFSFGPATVNLNVVSFTLGFSLNINIIGVLGIVIIAYLLRWMD, from the coding sequence ATGCGAAGAAGAGGCCTGGGATATTATGCATTACTGTTGGTTATGGGCAGTGTTGTCGGTAGTGTTATCGGCGATGCCATAAATGCGGTATTACCCGAAAGTGTGGTGAAACAATTTTTTCTGCGCCATTTGGTGGATTTCAGTTTTGGACCGGCAACCGTTAATTTGAATGTGGTTAGTTTTACGCTCGGTTTTTCACTGAACATCAATATTATTGGCGTTTTGGGCATCGTGATCATCGCCTATCTGTTACGCTGGATGGACTAA
- a CDS encoding tryptophan 2,3-dioxygenase, which translates to MAKNKTPVNYSGYLQLDRILDSQSPISEQVGKPSHDEMLFIVIHQTYELWFKQILHELESVITMFREKYVDERNIGIAVQRLHRIVEIEKVLIDQIRILETMTALDFLDFRGYLSPASGFQSFQFRMLEIRLGLKTDQRIRYSQTAYHELYEKTERDALIEAENSPSLLDMLENWLERTPFLELKGFNFLDAYSNSVEKMLADERKLLSKQKLTETELKHREQMIHMTELHFETILNQNRHDELVQNGRRRLSYKAMLAGLFINLYRDQPILHLPFKLLAEILDVDELLSTWRYRHALMVLRMLGRKTGTGGSAGYSYLKNTAESHRVFADLFNIPTFLIPRSMIPDLPKQIEKKLSFYFTQTQK; encoded by the coding sequence ATGGCAAAAAACAAAACGCCGGTAAACTATTCCGGTTATCTTCAATTGGATCGCATTTTGGACAGCCAATCGCCAATCAGCGAGCAAGTCGGGAAGCCATCTCACGATGAGATGTTGTTTATCGTTATTCATCAAACGTATGAATTATGGTTTAAACAAATATTGCATGAGCTGGAATCAGTAATTACCATGTTTCGCGAAAAATATGTGGATGAACGCAACATCGGGATTGCGGTTCAGCGGCTGCACCGGATTGTTGAAATTGAAAAAGTGCTGATCGACCAAATTCGCATTCTGGAAACGATGACGGCACTGGATTTTCTCGATTTTCGCGGCTACCTCTCCCCTGCCTCGGGATTTCAGAGCTTCCAATTCCGGATGCTGGAAATCCGGCTCGGGCTGAAAACCGATCAGCGGATTCGCTATAGCCAAACGGCTTATCACGAATTATATGAGAAAACCGAACGCGACGCGCTGATCGAAGCCGAAAATTCTCCATCGCTTTTGGACATGCTGGAAAACTGGCTGGAGCGAACGCCATTTCTGGAATTAAAAGGCTTCAACTTTTTGGATGCCTACAGCAATTCTGTCGAAAAAATGTTGGCAGACGAACGTAAACTCCTTTCAAAACAAAAACTTACAGAAACAGAATTAAAACACCGCGAACAAATGATTCACATGACAGAGCTACATTTTGAAACAATTTTGAATCAAAACCGGCACGATGAACTGGTTCAAAACGGGCGGCGACGCCTGTCTTATAAAGCGATGCTGGCCGGATTGTTTATTAATTTGTATCGCGATCAGCCGATTTTGCACCTCCCGTTCAAATTGCTCGCGGAAATACTGGATGTGGATGAATTGCTATCCACATGGCGCTACCGGCACGCGCTGATGGTGCTGCGAATGCTCGGGCGCAAAACCGGCACCGGCGGTTCCGCCGGCTACAGCTATTTGAAAAATACGGCGGAGAGTCATCGCGTTTTCGCTGATTTATTCAATATTCCGA
- a CDS encoding adenylosuccinate lyase, with protein MIDRYTLPEIGQIWEDENRFRIWLDIEIAACEAQAKLGRIPESAVTEIREKANFNVQRILEIEAEIHHDVIAFLTNVSEYVGESSRFVHYGMTSSDVLDTALSIQMKQAGELILNKLDAVLEVLKKQAVRYKNTVMVGRSHGVHAEPLTYGFKLAVWYGEMLRNRERMLSAIRTISVGKISGAVGTFAHMDSFVEEYVCEKLGLTPAEISTQVLQRDRHAEYVAALSVVAATLEKIALEIRHLQRTEVLEVEEPFGSKQKGSSAMPHKKNPIISERICGMARLIRGNLVAALENVALWHERDISHSSVERVILPDSTITLYYMLEKTRHLLDGMVVNADNMRRNLDAGRGLVFSQSILLALVDKGITREAAYRMVQRNALNLYHNNTTLLDELLKDDEILKYLTKNELKSICNLENRLKNIDVPFKRLGLIE; from the coding sequence ATGATTGATCGTTATACACTCCCGGAGATCGGGCAAATTTGGGAAGATGAAAATCGCTTTCGCATCTGGCTGGATATAGAGATTGCCGCATGCGAAGCACAAGCCAAACTGGGCCGGATTCCCGAATCTGCCGTCACCGAAATCCGCGAAAAAGCCAATTTCAACGTTCAGCGAATTCTGGAAATTGAGGCGGAAATTCATCACGATGTGATTGCATTTTTGACCAATGTTTCGGAATATGTTGGCGAATCATCACGGTTTGTGCATTACGGCATGACTTCGTCCGATGTGCTGGATACGGCGCTTTCCATCCAGATGAAACAGGCCGGCGAGCTGATTCTCAATAAATTAGATGCAGTGCTGGAAGTCCTGAAAAAACAAGCTGTTCGCTACAAAAACACGGTGATGGTCGGACGCTCGCACGGTGTGCACGCAGAGCCGTTAACTTACGGATTTAAACTGGCTGTGTGGTATGGCGAGATGCTGCGAAACCGGGAACGGATGCTCAGCGCAATCCGTACGATTTCGGTCGGGAAAATTTCCGGAGCGGTTGGCACGTTTGCCCATATGGATTCGTTTGTGGAAGAATATGTTTGCGAAAAACTGGGATTGACGCCGGCAGAAATTTCCACCCAGGTGCTGCAACGCGACCGGCATGCGGAATATGTTGCTGCGCTTTCCGTTGTTGCCGCAACGCTGGAAAAAATCGCGCTGGAAATTCGCCACCTGCAACGCACCGAAGTGCTCGAAGTGGAAGAGCCGTTCGGCTCAAAGCAAAAAGGCTCATCGGCGATGCCGCATAAAAAGAACCCGATTATTTCCGAACGCATTTGCGGAATGGCGCGACTCATTCGCGGCAATCTGGTGGCTGCGTTGGAAAATGTGGCACTTTGGCATGAACGCGATATTTCCCATTCATCTGTGGAGCGGGTAATTTTGCCAGATTCCACAATTACGTTATATTACATGCTCGAAAAAACCCGTCATCTGCTGGATGGGATGGTTGTAAATGCGGACAATATGCGCCGTAATCTGGATGCAGGACGCGGATTGGTTTTTTCACAATCCATTTTACTGGCATTGGTGGACAAAGGCATCACCCGCGAGGCAGCGTACCGGATGGTGCAACGCAACGCGCTGAATTTGTATCACAATAACACCACTTTGCTGGATGAATTATTAAAAGACGATGAAATTCTCAAATACCTAACTAAAAACGAACTAAAATCAATTTGCAACCTTGAAAATCGTTTAAAAAATATCGACGTGCCTTTTAAAAGGCTGGGGTTGATTGAATAA
- the truA gene encoding tRNA pseudouridine(38-40) synthase TruA, producing MTRNVKLIVEYDGTAYFGWQYQVAMPTVQDVLEKAIHKLTGETVRVTAAGRTDTGVHARGQVVNFPLTRDLPVYNIKMGLNAHLPDDVVVKSAEIVSATFNARFDATARVYQYFLTNEISALHRNYCWQVFQPMNTEVFAELAAMLTGDHDFGAFCRVETDTEHKRCIISESFWRQENGFWIYRVTANRFLHGMVRTLVGTMVDVAKGRFSVADFQEIFQSCDRTTAGPAAPAKGLVLEEVVY from the coding sequence ATGACGCGCAACGTTAAACTGATTGTTGAATACGACGGAACAGCTTATTTCGGCTGGCAATACCAGGTTGCAATGCCTACGGTTCAGGATGTGCTGGAAAAAGCGATCCACAAACTAACCGGCGAAACTGTGCGGGTTACGGCAGCCGGCAGAACCGATACCGGTGTTCATGCGCGAGGGCAAGTGGTCAATTTCCCACTAACCCGTGATTTGCCGGTATACAACATTAAAATGGGATTAAACGCCCATTTGCCGGATGATGTGGTTGTGAAATCCGCAGAAATTGTCAGCGCAACATTTAACGCCCGTTTTGATGCAACCGCGAGAGTGTATCAATATTTTTTGACGAATGAAATATCCGCGCTGCACCGCAATTATTGCTGGCAAGTGTTTCAACCGATGAATACGGAGGTTTTTGCGGAACTTGCCGCAATGCTAACCGGCGATCACGATTTTGGCGCATTTTGCCGGGTGGAAACGGATACGGAACACAAAAGATGTATCATTTCCGAATCTTTTTGGCGGCAGGAAAACGGGTTTTGGATTTATCGCGTAACAGCCAATCGCTTTTTGCACGGCATGGTGCGAACGCTGGTCGGCACGATGGTCGATGTTGCCAAAGGGCGTTTCAGCGTTGCCGATTTTCAGGAAATATTTCAATCCTGCGATCGGACAACCGCAGGTCCGGCGGCACCGGCAAAAGGGTTGGTTCTTGAGGAAGTTGTTTATTAA
- the pssA gene encoding CDP-diacylglycerol--serine O-phosphatidyltransferase: MANMFCGYYSTILSATAYGSGAGENRFVTAAWLIIAAAVLDVLDGKLARLTDSASDFGVQYDSLADVISFGLAPSTLAYYTFFYQWGTLGLLASFTPLVFGSIRLARFNVQSKGFHKDHFSGLPIPAAAVTICTFVLFNLEMWNQLRWSKVFFALILMVGLLMISNIRYEMMPNFKLGHGFANSLKIFLVVFCVIGIVFYPHSLFFPLSVMYILSGLLNAAIKAIKKNGQQPTESEDISK, encoded by the coding sequence ATGGCAAACATGTTTTGCGGCTATTATTCCACAATTTTATCTGCAACCGCATATGGCTCCGGTGCAGGCGAAAACCGCTTTGTGACAGCTGCTTGGCTGATCATTGCTGCTGCCGTTCTCGATGTTCTGGACGGCAAATTGGCGCGGCTCACCGACAGCGCATCCGATTTTGGCGTTCAGTACGATTCGCTGGCGGATGTTATTTCTTTTGGCTTAGCGCCATCGACGCTGGCATATTATACTTTTTTTTATCAATGGGGTACTTTGGGTCTGTTAGCCAGCTTTACACCACTGGTATTCGGCTCCATTCGGTTGGCGCGCTTTAACGTCCAATCCAAAGGATTTCACAAAGATCATTTCAGCGGATTGCCAATTCCGGCTGCTGCGGTTACGATTTGCACTTTTGTGTTGTTTAATCTGGAAATGTGGAACCAACTGCGCTGGTCGAAAGTGTTTTTCGCGCTGATTTTGATGGTCGGATTGTTAATGATCAGCAACATTCGTTACGAAATGATGCCCAATTTCAAATTGGGTCACGGTTTTGCAAATTCATTGAAAATATTTCTGGTTGTCTTTTGTGTCATTGGAATTGTTTTTTATCCCCATAGCTTATTTTTTCCGCTTTCGGTAATGTATATTTTGTCCGGACTTTTGAATGCCGCCATCAAAGCCATCAAAAAGAATGGGCAGCAACCAACAGAATCAGAGGATATATCGAAATGA